TAGAAAGAATGCTACCACTCGTTCCTTCTGTTGTTAATTGTGGAATGTTTTGCAATCTCTAGTTTGTAGCTCACAACTGACCATATGATTCCCCATCCAAGTGTCGACCTCATGTGTGATTTCATAAATAAAAAAGAGCATATTTTCAGGATCCTGTTATGATCCTCATTTCATACATTTATATACCTTTTCCATAATACATGAATGATGCCTCACTCAATGCTATAAATGTTCACATTATATATTACCTCCTCCTACAAGTATGAAATATGAATTGCCATAGGCCATACAAAAGAGCCCACTCCCTATATTGGACTCGATAAATATTTTTAGTACATAGCTCTTAACTTGCATGTCATAGTCTGATGTACTGTCCTTTTTGAATTGGAAACTCTGTTACTTTATAAAAAGGATTGACATTTGTATTCCATTGttaaaagaaaagcaacatctGCACAAACTAGTTTGTTCTGCGCATGATGTATTGATACATTTGGTGCATCTATCTGCAGGCAGAGATGGCTGTCACTAGAATTGGTCTTGCTGGCCTTGCGGTCATGGGGCAGAACCTTGCCCTCAACATTGCAGAGAAAGGGTTCCCTATCTCTGTCTACAACAGGACGACTTCTAAGGTTGATGAGACCGTTCAGCGCGCCAAGGTAGAAGGAAACCTTCCTGTGTACGGGTTCCATGACCCTGCATCCTTTGTGAACTCCATTCAGAAGCCACGTGTTGTCATCATGCTTGTCAAGGCTGGTGCACCAGTGGACCAGACCATTGCAACTCTTGCAGCACACTTGGAGCAGGGTGACTGTATTATTGATGGAGGAAATGAGTGGTACGAGAACActgagaggagggagaaggcaATGGAGGAGCGTGGCCTCCTCTATCTTGGGATGGGTGTTtccggaggagaggagggtgcCCGCAATGGCCCGTCCTTGATGCCTGGTGGCTCATTCGAGGCGTACAAGTACATTGAAGATATTCTTCTCAAGGTGGCTGCCCAGGTTCCTGATAGTGGCCCGTGCGTCACATACATTGGCAAAGGTGGATCTGGAAACTTTGTCAAGATGGTTCACAACGGAATTGAGTATGGTGACATGCAACTGATTTCTGAGGCATATGATGTTCTCAAGTCAGTTGGTAAGCTCACAAACAGTGAGCTGCAGCAGGTGTTTTCTGAGTGGAACAAGGGTGAGCTCCTCAGTTTCCTGATTGAGATCACAGCCGACATATTTAGCATCAAGGATGACCAGGGTTCAGGCCACCTGGTCGACAAGGTCCTGGACAAGACTGGGATGAAGGGAACTGGGAAGTGGACTGTGCAGCAGGCCGCAGAGCTTTCTGTGGCTGCTCCTACAATTGAGGCATCCTTGGATTCCAGGTTCCTCAGTGGGTTGAAGGATGAGCGTGTTGAGGCTGCCAAGGTCTTCCAAGGTGACTTCTCCAGCAACTTGCCAGTGGACAAGGCACAGCTGATTGAAGACGTGAGGCAGGCTCTTTACGCCTCGAAGATCTGCAGCTACGCTCAGGGCATGAACATCATCAAGGCCAAGAGCATGGAGAAAGGGTGGAGCCTCAACCTCGGTGAGCTAGCGAGGATCTGGAAGGGAGGGTGCATCATCCGTGCCATCTTCCTGGACCGCATCAAGAAGGCCTACGACAGGAACTCCGACCTCGCCAACCTGCTCGTGGACCCTGAGTTCGCTCAGGAGATCATGGACAGGCAAGCGGCATGGCGCAGGGTGGTCTGCCTTGCCATCAACAATGGCGTCAGCACCCCAGGCATGTCGGCGAGTCTCGCGTACTTCGACTCCTACCGGAGGGACAGGCTGCCTGCCAACCTGGTGCAGGCACAGAGGGACTATTTCGGGGCTCACACCTACGAGAGGGTCGACATGCCCGGCTCCTTCCACACCGAGTGGTTCAAGATCGCGCGTGCTGCTAAGATGTGAAATGCTTCAAATTTTCGGTAATATTTGGTTGCTGCTTGCTGCTGAGTCGCTTGTAGGGTGGGAGGAACTGTTGTTAAATTTTATGGTCAATGTGCTACGCTTAATTTGGATAAGGAGGTCCATAGCTATCTCCATTCTTTTAATGTAAGGAGCAGCCCAGGGTGGAGAGAACATGGATATTTATCATTGGAACCTTTGTTGTGATCTTTGTAAGTCTATATATGAATAAAAGCATTTTGGCAATGCTTGCTTTTTTACCCCTCATTGTGTTACAATAATCTGTACACGAAAGTTAGTATTCTTTTAAATTCTTAGTGCGAGTGTTACTATGTTCATTCTGGTTATGGAAGAAGATTCTCATTCTGATTCGAAAAGAAGATTTTGCACTTGATTTATTTAAACTATAAACTTGCAACTTAAAAGTTGCATACAATTTCGAGAGGAATAGCTGAAGAGAAAGCAAAATTACAGCATTATTCAGATATCGCCCAAGTGCGTAAGCCAAGTTCGAAGGCGTATTTTAGAAGCAGCAGCGAAAGCGGTTTTGTCGTCCACGCGTGCTCTCCCCTTTCGAACCAAAGCTAGTTCCCTCTTCTGGTCTTGGAAGGCGAGGGAAACCTCGCTGGCAGCGGCGGAatggcggccgaggcggcggcggcgaaggaggaggagccgtGCTGCATCTCCCACGCATTcgaccgcgccgcccgccggaaCCCTACCGGCCTCGCCGTCATCCatgcggcctcctcctcctcctccggctccgaCAGCGAGCGCCACTTCACCTgcgccgacctcctcgccgccgtctccaccctCTCCCGCCACATCGCCGCGGAGCTCAgctcgtctacctcccgccaccGTGATGAATCGCCTGGTGAGTGAGCGGTGACTTGGttcgtgttttttttaattaactcGTAGTTTCGTCCTCTGATCGAAGGGGGAATTTGGAACCCTAGGCTGTTCGGGTCGCCCCGTGGAAGCCGCCGCGGCGCCTAGGGTTGTGGGGGTTTACGCCTCGCCTTCGGTGGAGTacatcgccgccgtcctcgccgtgcTCAGATGCGGGGAGGCGTTCCTGCCGCTGGACCCATCGTGGCCAGAGGAGAGGATTCGATGGGCCACCTCGTCGTCGAATGCGGTGCTCGTTGTATCATCAGGGGGTTTGGGAGCAGCTCATGTGTTTGCGAGCAGCTCTTGCTCTGTTATTCACATGGACGACGACTTATGGCAAGTGTTTGAGGATGAAAAGGGTGGGATTGGTCGAGATGAGCTTGCTTGGCCGTGCAAGTACAAGAAGCCGAGGGAGTTCTGCTACGTGATGTTCACATCTGGTTCCACTGGAAAACCCAAGGGTGTTTGTGGAACAGAGAAAGGTAACGTCACTGCACCTTGCTTCTGGTTCACTGTTTCTTCTATGCTATCATTTAGAAATTTTGCTTCTGACATGGCAAAGGAATTGGTTGACATGTCTCTAGATGCTCTTCTTGAGAAAGAGTAGTTTAGTATACTGCCGTCATGGCTATCTTATGCCAATGTTTACAATATCCAAAATGCTAGCCTAAGCCCAAATGTTTACTATGCCAAACTGCAGGCATAGAGTATCTGAAATTACATGGTAGCAAAAATATATGTTACCAGCGAAACATTAAATGGCTCatgtttttttatcttttgcttTGTAATTTCTTATTTAAGGTCTGTTAGATTGTCTTTCTAGGTTTGGATTGGGCGGACAGCTCATTAAGATCTCTTATTTTGCTATTATTCCTTAGGTCTTCTGAACCGCTTTTTGTGGATGCAAAGATGGAAACCTCTATGTTCAGATGACCTGTTATTGTTTAAGACATCTGTCAGCTTTGTAGACCATCTGCAGGAGTTCCTTTCTGCTGTGTTGACTTGCACAACACTTGTCATTCCTCCTCCTAATGATTGGAGAGCTAATCCAGCATCCTTGGCCAACTTGATTAAGGTTACCTAGTTTAATCATTGTTTTGGTGGAAATATTGCTATTCTTTTTTAATGAAATAGTAGGGGAGAGAGAGTTATGCTTTCATTGTCCAATTTGTCTTCTCCATAAAACATTATATCCAAGGCTTCTGCTTGTTGAAATAAATTGCAGTAGCGTTCGAAAACAGCATCTCTGATGAATTTTGCAAATATAGTCCTTTTTGTAGCAGtcattttgaaattttgaattacAATTTAGTGGGGCAAACTAGGATGAAAGTGGACTGTGCACATGTTGGCACGGTTGTACACTAATTTGCGATAAATAGGCTTACCTTTTCATTTTCCTTACATTTTCGCAgttaggaattttttttttctaatacaaGTTATATTTGCTTAATTGTGTCCAAAAGTGGGTAAAATTTAATGTATATTAGTACATTTTTGTCCTCTTTCAAATATCATTGGAAAGAGCTACTGCTAAGAGATATAGTTCTACATTATTCTTCTTCCGTAGCAAAACAGTAATTTTAGGATGCTACCAATGTTGTCAGAATTGGTACTATAGTTTCTGGCTCTTGTCTATTTTAGATTCAATTGCTTTGATAAAAAAGTAGCAACTCATATAATGGGATTTTCATGGTAAATCAA
The Oryza sativa Japonica Group chromosome 6, ASM3414082v1 DNA segment above includes these coding regions:
- the LOC4339892 gene encoding phosphogluconate dehydrogenase (NADP(+)-dependent, decarboxylating), with amino-acid sequence MAVTRIGLAGLAVMGQNLALNIAEKGFPISVYNRTTSKVDETVQRAKVEGNLPVYGFHDPASFVNSIQKPRVVIMLVKAGAPVDQTIATLAAHLEQGDCIIDGGNEWYENTERREKAMEERGLLYLGMGVSGGEEGARNGPSLMPGGSFEAYKYIEDILLKVAAQVPDSGPCVTYIGKGGSGNFVKMVHNGIEYGDMQLISEAYDVLKSVGKLTNSELQQVFSEWNKGELLSFLIEITADIFSIKDDQGSGHLVDKVLDKTGMKGTGKWTVQQAAELSVAAPTIEASLDSRFLSGLKDERVEAAKVFQGDFSSNLPVDKAQLIEDVRQALYASKICSYAQGMNIIKAKSMEKGWSLNLGELARIWKGGCIIRAIFLDRIKKAYDRNSDLANLLVDPEFAQEIMDRQAAWRRVVCLAINNGVSTPGMSASLAYFDSYRRDRLPANLVQAQRDYFGAHTYERVDMPGSFHTEWFKIARAAKM